A part of Arachis hypogaea cultivar Tifrunner chromosome 12, arahy.Tifrunner.gnm2.J5K5, whole genome shotgun sequence genomic DNA contains:
- the LOC112726478 gene encoding uncharacterized protein, with amino-acid sequence MRGRRREGGREGSSPRRHRPQPPHCELCFVAHTHTASLYHERKKLRQRGRGSLRREIAQRGKGCVVIAAQPSRRLGVRRQVRVEGRKKPLCQCRAERDSPPAPSSSLLRHRRVRNRGGSTAPPWVPFCRTRRRRKAENGRRWERRRCKLEELRPVAADAPLPRVPFPARSAAVKPRSASGCRKTVVDVGAGITPPLLLAVSSCSAISAAGERSLVAGKPLPPRLSESFIAAAA; translated from the exons ATGAGGGGTCGCCGGcgtgaagggggaagggaagggAGTTCACCGCGCCGCCATCGTCCTCAGCCGCCTCACTGCGAGCTGTGCTTCGTGGCCCACACCCACACGGCTTCCCTTTACcatgaaagaaagaaattgaggcagagagggagagggagcttGAGAAGGGAGATCGCGCAGAGAGGGAAGGGCTGCGTTGTGATCGCCGCCCAGCCGTCGCGCCGTCTTGGGGTCCGCCGTCAGGTCCGAGTCGAAGGAAGGAAGAAGCCGCTCTGTCAGTGTCGCGCAGAGAGGGACTCGCCGCCAGCTCCGTCGTCCTCACTGCTGCGCCATCGTCGGGTCCGCAATCGTGGAGGAAGCACAGCGCCGCCGTGGGTCCCTTTTTGTCGAACTCGAAGGAGGAGGAAGGCCGAGAATGGGCGACGCTGGGAGAGAAGGAGATGCAAGCTGGAGGAGTTGCGTCCAGTCGCCGCCGACGCGCCACTGCCGAGGGTCCCTTTTCCTGCTAGATCTGCCGCCGTGAAACCCCGCAGTGCCTCTGGTTGCCGGAAAACGGTGGTGGATGTTGGTGCTGGGATAACGCCGCCACTGCTGCTGGCCGTTTCGAGCTGCTCCGCCATCTCTGCCGCCGGAGAACGCAGTTTAGTCGCCGGAAAACCACTGCCG CCGCGGTTGTCGGAGTCTTTCAtcgccgctgccgcttga